A stretch of Paraburkholderia phenazinium DNA encodes these proteins:
- a CDS encoding cellulose biosynthesis protein BcsC, which yields MRLSALALALSLASVAAATLPTTAFAQASSDPLNVLIDQGKYWQAHHRGDLAEQAWQKVLRIDPKQPDALFGMGMVLADRKDGSGAQQYLARLRAVAPNYPTIDDLGRRLGESSVRDQTVNDARRLQQSGQAASAVQEYQRALQGKPATPELQLEYYQALAATPQGWDQARRGLQQLAQQNPDDPRYALAYAQHLTYRDVTRREGIGQLEKLSGDNTVGPAARKSWRQALLWLDARAPDAPLYQSYLQLAPDDAAVKARFDSMVQQDSAARERAQQNAAVDARGRTIAEGFAALDRSDLATARAKFSSVLASSPNDSDALGGMGIAALKQEHFSEARDDLERASRSGNPARWKDALLSATYWTYTSDAIGARSNGEFAKAKSLFERAIAINPSDVTAQVLLGEMLLNNGDPAGAEQAYRMALRRQADNPDAIRGLVGALAAQGRGDEALQFANQLNAEQQSKAGGIDRLRGEAQAAQARAAEARGDLGAARSLFEDALLSNPDDPWMRLDLARIYVRQGAIGNARSMMDGLLAAHPDMTDALYASALLSAETEDWSTGLSQLDRIPPAQRTDAMATLQHRLWVHQQASLAIQMAKHGQTQQAFATLAAAEPVAAGNPELIGVVASAYQQAGDSNRALWLVRSAMSAAPGNTDLLLQYAGILLATHQDAELGTVMRQLAGMQLTPQQRTDFGNLNLTIVVRQCDAVRQRGDLASAYDVIAPWLAAMPDNPDLQAALGRLYGSAGDDRNALASYRVALTRRPDDLSLMLAAIPAATGAKDFRYAEALATQALNAAPDDPGVLAAVGRMYRAEGKLTLAATYLQRSLVAANTPVGLAAPRAGSASNVPRGWEVAMRRIGATPLPGTNPFEGKTAVDVPADAAGSSGTSSAGAGFNVGARAPAYAAPSASPYSQSSYQTQTVPTYPPPSQPAPYVAPYVAPTAPVAPVVPYTTPYGAPSSAPSSSNAAGDYGPDDSGSSQAGAPGAMPLQPYPGQGQAPMQQAPLPYNAPYPAQAATPYGAPAPYVSTPWPMSPAAREAQANAAAQQTQGGYAPLPANQSKASKKQKTARNQATTHKANGAGQAYAQAPYGQQQGYGQQPYYGQQPYPQQQGYTQPYPQQQQGYAPQPYPQQGYGQPAYPQQPYANQGAYAQQQPYIPQPPAGYAQPYYPQAPAAQAAPASGGSYAPSPVNAANSQTLGVAEELAQVNREQTSTVSGGVVFRNRSGEDGLSQLTDIEAPIQGRIQAGNGHIVVTATPVTLDAGTASNQLSTIARFGSGLAPYLPGKTTSSTEVVDATNQFGSQNASGVGLSIGYEARSFKADVGTTPIGFPIENIVGGAEYDGSVTDKVSYTLAVARRAVTDSLLSYAGAKDSGQNLEWGGVTSNGGLASIAWDDGTSGLYVNGSGQYYTGRNVEDNFAVKGGGGVYTRVYKDADQTFTVGVNTTLMHYDKNLSYFTYGQGGYFSPQQYVILNLPIEYMGRNGQFTYDLKGSIGVQHYRLNSSPYFPTDSTLQSEAATNMDSVTTTTLDSGAIYPGQSKTGVAYSFSAVGEYQLGPQLAVGATASLGNAYQYREWLAAVYVRYSFTKQNGLQPFPPTPLTSPYVSLSN from the coding sequence ATGCGATTGAGCGCCCTCGCGCTGGCGCTGAGCCTCGCTAGCGTCGCTGCGGCGACGTTGCCCACCACCGCTTTTGCCCAGGCTTCGTCTGATCCGCTCAACGTGCTGATCGATCAGGGCAAGTACTGGCAAGCGCACCACCGCGGCGACCTCGCCGAGCAGGCGTGGCAGAAAGTGCTGCGCATCGATCCCAAGCAGCCCGACGCCCTGTTCGGCATGGGCATGGTGCTCGCCGACCGCAAGGACGGCAGCGGCGCGCAGCAATATCTGGCGCGCCTGCGGGCAGTCGCGCCGAACTATCCGACCATCGACGATCTCGGCCGGCGCCTTGGCGAAAGCAGCGTGCGCGACCAGACCGTCAACGACGCCCGGCGCCTGCAACAAAGCGGCCAGGCGGCGAGCGCCGTGCAGGAATATCAGCGCGCGTTGCAAGGCAAACCCGCTACGCCCGAGCTGCAGCTCGAGTACTACCAGGCACTCGCGGCCACGCCGCAAGGCTGGGACCAGGCACGCCGCGGACTGCAGCAGCTCGCGCAACAGAATCCGGACGATCCGCGCTACGCGCTCGCATACGCCCAGCATCTGACGTATCGCGACGTCACGCGTCGGGAAGGTATCGGCCAGCTCGAGAAGCTCTCCGGTGACAACACGGTGGGCCCGGCCGCACGCAAGAGCTGGCGGCAAGCGTTGCTATGGCTCGATGCACGCGCCCCCGACGCCCCGCTCTATCAGAGCTACCTGCAACTTGCACCCGATGATGCCGCAGTCAAGGCGCGCTTCGATTCGATGGTGCAACAGGACAGCGCGGCGCGCGAACGCGCCCAGCAGAACGCTGCCGTCGATGCACGCGGCCGCACGATCGCCGAAGGCTTCGCTGCGCTCGACCGCAGCGACCTTGCCACGGCGCGCGCCAAATTCTCTTCAGTGCTGGCGAGTAGTCCGAACGATAGCGACGCGCTCGGCGGCATGGGTATCGCCGCACTCAAGCAGGAACACTTCTCCGAAGCGCGCGACGACCTGGAGCGGGCCTCGCGCAGCGGCAACCCGGCACGCTGGAAAGACGCGTTGCTGAGCGCGACCTACTGGACCTATACCAGCGACGCGATCGGCGCACGCAGCAACGGGGAATTCGCCAAGGCCAAGTCGCTATTCGAGCGCGCCATTGCGATCAACCCGTCCGATGTCACCGCGCAGGTGCTGCTCGGCGAAATGCTGCTGAACAACGGCGATCCGGCCGGTGCGGAACAGGCATACCGGATGGCGTTGCGTCGCCAGGCGGACAACCCCGACGCGATTCGCGGCCTCGTCGGCGCACTTGCTGCGCAGGGACGCGGCGACGAAGCGCTGCAGTTTGCCAATCAGCTCAATGCCGAACAGCAGTCGAAAGCAGGCGGTATCGATCGGCTGCGCGGCGAAGCGCAGGCCGCTCAGGCGCGTGCCGCCGAAGCGCGTGGCGATCTGGGCGCGGCACGCAGCCTGTTCGAAGACGCGCTGCTCAGCAATCCTGACGATCCGTGGATGCGCCTCGACCTCGCGCGCATTTACGTGCGCCAGGGCGCGATCGGCAACGCGCGCAGCATGATGGACGGACTTCTGGCGGCTCATCCCGACATGACCGATGCGCTCTATGCGAGTGCGTTGCTGTCGGCGGAAACCGAGGACTGGTCAACCGGCCTCTCGCAACTGGACCGGATTCCGCCAGCCCAGCGCACCGACGCCATGGCGACGTTGCAGCACCGCCTGTGGGTACATCAACAGGCGAGCCTCGCGATCCAGATGGCGAAGCACGGCCAGACCCAGCAGGCCTTCGCGACACTCGCCGCCGCGGAACCCGTGGCAGCCGGCAATCCGGAGCTGATCGGCGTGGTGGCGTCGGCCTATCAACAGGCAGGCGATTCGAACCGCGCACTGTGGCTCGTGCGCAGCGCCATGAGCGCCGCGCCCGGCAATACGGATCTGCTGTTGCAATACGCCGGCATCCTGCTCGCGACTCATCAGGATGCCGAACTGGGCACGGTGATGCGCCAGCTCGCCGGGATGCAGTTGACGCCGCAACAACGCACCGATTTCGGCAACCTGAATCTGACGATCGTCGTACGGCAATGCGATGCCGTTCGGCAGCGTGGCGACCTCGCAAGCGCTTACGACGTGATCGCGCCGTGGCTCGCGGCGATGCCTGACAATCCGGATCTGCAGGCTGCGCTTGGACGCCTTTATGGGTCGGCGGGCGATGACCGCAATGCGCTCGCCAGTTACCGCGTAGCACTTACGCGCCGCCCCGATGATCTGAGCCTGATGCTGGCGGCCATCCCTGCCGCTACAGGCGCGAAGGATTTCCGTTATGCAGAGGCGCTTGCCACCCAGGCACTGAATGCTGCGCCGGACGACCCCGGCGTGCTGGCAGCCGTTGGCCGCATGTATCGCGCCGAGGGCAAGCTGACGCTTGCGGCCACGTATCTGCAACGCTCGCTGGTCGCGGCCAACACACCCGTGGGTTTGGCCGCGCCGCGCGCCGGCTCGGCGAGCAATGTGCCACGCGGCTGGGAAGTGGCCATGCGCCGGATCGGCGCGACGCCGCTGCCCGGCACCAATCCGTTCGAAGGAAAAACCGCCGTCGATGTGCCGGCCGATGCCGCCGGCTCGAGTGGTACATCCAGCGCAGGCGCTGGCTTCAACGTCGGCGCACGGGCACCGGCGTATGCCGCGCCCAGCGCGTCCCCGTATTCGCAGTCTTCCTATCAGACGCAGACCGTGCCGACCTATCCGCCGCCTTCACAGCCCGCACCGTACGTAGCGCCCTATGTGGCGCCCACGGCGCCTGTCGCGCCTGTGGTCCCGTACACGACGCCTTATGGCGCGCCTTCCAGTGCGCCGAGTTCGAGTAACGCAGCGGGCGACTACGGTCCCGATGACTCCGGTTCGTCCCAGGCGGGCGCACCCGGCGCTATGCCCTTGCAACCGTATCCGGGACAGGGACAGGCGCCGATGCAACAGGCGCCGCTGCCGTATAACGCGCCTTATCCTGCGCAAGCTGCGACGCCGTATGGGGCGCCTGCGCCCTACGTGTCGACGCCGTGGCCGATGTCGCCTGCGGCACGCGAGGCGCAGGCCAATGCAGCGGCACAGCAGACTCAGGGCGGCTATGCGCCGCTTCCTGCGAATCAGAGCAAGGCTAGCAAGAAGCAGAAGACGGCCCGCAATCAGGCCACCACGCACAAGGCGAACGGCGCGGGACAGGCGTACGCGCAAGCGCCGTATGGTCAGCAACAGGGTTATGGGCAGCAGCCGTATTACGGTCAGCAACCGTATCCGCAACAGCAGGGATATACGCAGCCTTACCCGCAACAACAGCAAGGGTATGCGCCGCAGCCGTATCCGCAGCAGGGGTATGGGCAACCGGCGTATCCTCAGCAGCCCTATGCGAATCAGGGAGCCTACGCGCAGCAGCAGCCGTATATTCCGCAACCGCCGGCGGGTTATGCGCAGCCGTATTATCCGCAGGCTCCCGCTGCGCAAGCTGCGCCGGCTAGCGGCGGCAGCTATGCGCCGTCGCCGGTCAATGCTGCCAATTCGCAGACACTTGGTGTTGCCGAGGAACTGGCGCAGGTCAATCGAGAGCAGACGAGTACGGTTTCCGGCGGCGTCGTATTTCGCAACCGGTCAGGCGAAGACGGTCTGTCCCAGTTGACCGATATCGAAGCGCCGATCCAGGGGCGCATCCAGGCCGGCAACGGCCACATCGTTGTGACAGCCACGCCGGTGACCCTCGACGCGGGCACTGCGAGCAACCAGCTCTCGACGATCGCACGGTTTGGATCGGGGCTCGCGCCCTATCTGCCTGGCAAAACGACAAGCTCGACCGAAGTGGTCGATGCAACCAATCAGTTCGGTTCGCAAAATGCAAGCGGCGTGGGTTTATCAATTGGCTATGAAGCCCGGAGTTTCAAGGCCGACGTCGGCACGACACCGATCGGCTTTCCGATTGAGAACATCGTCGGTGGCGCCGAGTACGACGGCAGCGTGACCGACAAGGTGTCGTACACACTTGCCGTCGCCAGGCGCGCAGTCACGGACAGCTTGCTCTCGTACGCAGGTGCAAAGGACTCGGGGCAAAACCTCGAGTGGGGTGGCGTAACGTCGAACGGTGGTCTCGCGAGCATCGCCTGGGACGACGGCACGAGCGGTCTGTACGTGAACGGCTCGGGCCAGTATTACACCGGCCGCAACGTGGAAGATAACTTTGCGGTTAAAGGCGGCGGCGGGGTTTATACGCGCGTCTATAAAGACGCCGATCAAACCTTCACTGTCGGCGTCAACACGACGCTCATGCACTACGACAAGAATCTGTCCTACTTCACGTATGGCCAAGGTGGCTACTTTAGTCCGCAGCAGTACGTCATCCTGAACCTGCCTATCGAGTACATGGGTCGCAACGGTCAATTCACTTACGACCTCAAGGGATCGATCGGCGTACAGCACTATCGCCTCAATTCTTCGCCGTATTTCCCGACGGACTCGACATTGCAGAGCGAGGCCGCGACGAACATGGACAGCGTCACCACGACCACGCTCGACAGCGGCGCGATCTACCCCGGTCAGAGCAAGACGGGAGTCGCGTACTCATTTAGCGCAGTCGGCGAGTATCAGCTTGGGCCGCAACTGGCGGTGGGCGCGACTGCTTCGCTCGGCAATGCTTATCAATATCGTGAATGGCTGGCCGCCGTGTATGTGCGATATAGCTTTACGAAGCAGAATGGTTTGCAGCCGTTCCCGCCGACGCCTTTGACTTCGCCTTATGTTTCGTTGTCTAACTAG
- the bcsZ gene encoding cellulose synthase complex periplasmic endoglucanase BcsZ gives MTSAAIPTAAAAATAPASTSAQCDWPAYRTFVEHFVQADGRVIDYSTPTQQTTSEGQSYGMFFALVANDRATFDRLLDWTRTNLAGNQFDAQNLRLPAWQWGRKPDGSFGVLDPNSASDSDLWIAYDLLQAGRLWRDTDYTKLGEALAAQIVSKEVTSLPGLGPMLLPGPQGFQAGGVTRLNPSYLPLPVLRALAKAQPGGPWNKLADAAYQLVKTTSPQGFVPDWAAWRAGQFVVDPKNGDTGSYDAIRVYLWAGMTASADPLAKPWLAALGGMRNQVAQVGFPPEKVAATTGSVSGEGPLSYWGALAPYFKALGDERGLGLARTHLAALDNPVAGHEPVYYDRVLGLFGTGFIDGRYRFDDAGRLVPSWRNACD, from the coding sequence ATGACGTCAGCGGCCATCCCGACCGCGGCCGCCGCGGCTACGGCCCCGGCTTCGACTTCCGCGCAGTGCGACTGGCCAGCGTATCGCACCTTCGTCGAGCACTTCGTGCAGGCCGATGGGCGCGTGATCGACTATTCGACGCCGACCCAGCAAACCACCTCCGAAGGCCAGTCGTACGGCATGTTCTTCGCGCTGGTCGCGAACGATCGCGCCACCTTCGACCGGCTGCTCGACTGGACTCGCACCAACCTCGCCGGCAACCAGTTCGACGCGCAGAACCTGCGTCTGCCTGCATGGCAATGGGGCAGGAAGCCGGATGGCTCGTTCGGCGTGCTCGATCCGAATTCTGCTTCGGACTCCGATCTGTGGATCGCCTACGATCTGCTGCAAGCGGGCCGTTTGTGGCGCGACACGGACTATACGAAACTCGGTGAAGCACTCGCCGCGCAGATCGTGAGCAAGGAAGTAACCAGCCTGCCTGGCCTCGGCCCCATGTTGCTGCCCGGCCCGCAGGGCTTCCAGGCCGGCGGCGTGACGCGCCTGAATCCCAGCTACCTGCCGTTGCCCGTGCTGCGTGCGCTCGCCAAGGCGCAGCCGGGCGGCCCGTGGAACAAACTCGCCGATGCCGCGTACCAGCTCGTCAAAACAACGTCGCCACAAGGTTTCGTGCCCGACTGGGCGGCATGGCGCGCCGGCCAGTTCGTGGTCGATCCGAAGAACGGCGACACCGGCAGCTACGACGCGATCCGCGTGTATCTCTGGGCCGGCATGACGGCTTCTGCCGATCCGCTCGCCAAGCCCTGGCTCGCCGCCCTCGGCGGCATGCGCAATCAGGTCGCCCAGGTGGGCTTCCCGCCCGAGAAGGTCGCGGCGACCACCGGCAGCGTCAGCGGCGAAGGACCGCTGAGCTATTGGGGCGCACTTGCGCCTTACTTCAAGGCGCTCGGCGACGAGCGCGGCCTCGGACTCGCGCGCACCCACCTGGCTGCGCTCGACAACCCCGTCGCAGGTCACGAACCAGTCTATTACGATCGTGTGCTGGGCTTGTTCGGCACCGGATTCATCGATGGCCGCTATCGCTTCGACGATGCCGGCCGCCTCGTGCCGAGTTGGAGAAACGCATGCGATTGA